TTCGAGCAGACCGCGAAGGAATATGCCGGCTCGTGGTGGACCGCGTGGGAAGGCTGGCTCGCGGAGAAATCCTCCGGCAAGGTGGCGCCACCGAAGATGGGCGGCACATCCCTCAAGCCGATTGGCGACGCGCCGGGCCAGTACGTCTTCATGCGCTGACCTGATTTGGGGGGCGTTTCGCCGGAAATATCCGGGAGGAGCATCCCCAATACCCGTCCCGGGCTAGACAAGCAGCGGCAGAATCTCGCCGGCCGCGCCGCGCAGGCTCACGGTGACGTGGCGGGTGAGGGGCGTGGGCTGCGGATTCACCTCGATCACGCGCGCGCCAACTTCGAGGGCCATGAAGGGCAGCGACGCCGCGGGCTCCACCACGGTCGACGTCCCCACGCACAGGAACACGTCGCACGTGCGCGCGGCGGCGAGGGCGGCAGCGAGGGCTTCTGGCGGAAGGCCTTCGCCGAACCATACGACGTCGGGGCGCAGGAGCGAGCCGCACGCCGGACACTTCGGCACGCAATCGCCCTCGGGCCACTCATCGGCCGGGTGATGCCGGTCGAAGCACTTCACGCGACGGATGTTGCCGTGCAGCTCGATCACCCGAAGGCTTCCCGCCTCGCGATGCAGCCCATCGACGTTCTGCGTGACGAGGGTGAAGTCCACGTCATGATCGCGGCATCGGCGCTCGAGCCGGGCCAGCGCGTGGTGGCCCGCGTTGGGCCGCGCTTCCCGCACCTTCTCGCGTCGCCACGCGTACCAGTCCCACACCCGCTTCGGGTTGGCCTCGAAGGCTTCGGGGGTGGCGAGTTCCTCCGGCCTGAAGTTCTCCCACAGGCCCGTGAGCGCGTCGCGGAAGGTGGGAATGCCCGACTCCGCCGAGATGCCCGCGCCGGTGAGCACCGCGACGCAGGTTGCGTGGTCGAGCAGGTCACGCGCGAGGGAAACTGAACCGGCTGGTCCCATGGGTTCCATGCGCAGATCATCGCACCTTCCGATCCCCGGGAAAGAGGCTTCCCCGGTTCTTGATTCCGTCCAGGTAACGGCAACTTCGTGTCCTTTCCCGGGAATCGCCGGGCGCGGAAAGCGACTTTTCCGTAACATC
The sequence above is a segment of the Betaproteobacteria bacterium genome. Coding sequences within it:
- a CDS encoding NAD-dependent deacylase → MGPAGSVSLARDLLDHATCVAVLTGAGISAESGIPTFRDALTGLWENFRPEELATPEAFEANPKRVWDWYAWRREKVREARPNAGHHALARLERRCRDHDVDFTLVTQNVDGLHREAGSLRVIELHGNIRRVKCFDRHHPADEWPEGDCVPKCPACGSLLRPDVVWFGEGLPPEALAAALAAARTCDVFLCVGTSTVVEPAASLPFMALEVGARVIEVNPQPTPLTRHVTVSLRGAAGEILPLLV